A single region of the Jatrophihabitans sp. GAS493 genome encodes:
- the mreC gene encoding rod shape-determining protein MreC, translating into MRRLSARQRLAALVLAALSICFITLDVTGGSLAGAHSGAQGALGSLYRGTDSVLGPARRLLQGLPHAGTNAGKVQQLQRENAALRSQLVNDSTDAAMAAQLSRLQARADTLGKKVLPARVTAFGPGQGFEWTITLGVGSSDGVAVDQTVTDGVGLVGRVLRVSADSSVVLLAADPGSGVGVRDVRSGQLAVATGVGAAGFTLSPLNPVADLKVGDELRTGPVGESTFVGDIPLGTITAVRVSADGATTAKVRPAASPTAVDLVGIILTDGAATSSNELAPR; encoded by the coding sequence GTGCGGCGGCTGAGCGCACGCCAGCGTCTCGCTGCTCTGGTGCTGGCGGCGCTGAGCATCTGCTTCATCACCCTCGACGTCACCGGTGGGTCGCTCGCCGGCGCGCACAGCGGTGCCCAAGGCGCGCTCGGTTCCCTCTACCGCGGGACGGACTCCGTGCTCGGGCCGGCCCGTCGACTCCTGCAGGGACTTCCGCACGCCGGCACGAACGCCGGCAAGGTTCAGCAACTCCAGCGGGAGAACGCGGCGCTGCGCTCGCAGTTGGTCAACGACTCGACCGACGCCGCGATGGCCGCGCAGCTATCCCGGCTGCAGGCCCGCGCCGACACACTCGGCAAGAAGGTGCTGCCGGCCCGGGTCACCGCGTTCGGACCCGGCCAGGGCTTCGAGTGGACCATCACGCTCGGGGTCGGAAGCTCGGACGGGGTCGCGGTCGACCAGACCGTCACCGACGGTGTCGGGCTCGTCGGACGGGTACTGAGAGTCAGCGCGGACTCCTCGGTGGTGCTGCTGGCCGCCGATCCCGGCTCCGGGGTCGGCGTCCGCGACGTCCGCTCCGGGCAGCTCGCGGTGGCCACCGGAGTGGGGGCGGCCGGCTTCACGCTGAGCCCGCTCAATCCGGTCGCCGACCTCAAGGTGGGCGACGAGCTGCGCACCGGGCCGGTCGGCGAGAGCACCTTCGTCGGTGACATCCCGCTGGGCACGATCACCGCGGTCCGGGTCAGTGCCGACGGGGCCACCACCGCCAAGGTCCGCCCGGCCGCCTCACCCACCGCCGTCGATCTGGTCGGCATCATCCTCACCGACGGTGCCGCCACCTCCTCGAACGAGCTGGCCCCGCGATGA
- a CDS encoding folylpolyglutamate synthase/dihydrofolate synthase family protein has product MAKSEAEKYAGLRQRVEAEINSRWGEGRMDPTKERIVALLDLLGEPQRAYRAIHITGTNGKTSTARMIEELLRAFGLRTGRFTSPHLSRINERIVLDGEEISDRTFVDAYADIAPYIDMVDAQFDIKLSFFEIMTALAYAVFADAPVDVAVVEVGLGGEWDATNVIDAEIAVITPIALDHVQVLGDSVEKIAREKAGIIKAGATAVLAAQPNEAAAELVRRSVEVEAAVAREGLEFGVLDRQMAVGGQVIALQGLGGEYRDVFLPLHGAHQAQNAGLALAAVEILFGAGAQQGPIDIDIVREAFAAVASPGRLETVRTAPTVILDAAHNVAGMTASVEAISEEYDFRRLIGVVAVLADKDATGLLELLEPVLDEIVVTQNSSSRALDADDLAADAVPIFGSDRVTVEPRLDDAIETAVRLAEENADGILAGAGVLITGSVVTAGEARTLLVRDES; this is encoded by the coding sequence GTGGCCAAATCTGAAGCAGAGAAGTACGCCGGTCTCCGGCAGCGGGTCGAGGCCGAGATCAACTCGCGCTGGGGCGAGGGGCGGATGGACCCGACGAAGGAGCGCATCGTCGCCCTGCTGGATCTGCTCGGCGAACCGCAGCGGGCCTACCGCGCGATTCACATCACGGGAACCAACGGCAAGACCAGCACAGCCCGCATGATCGAGGAGTTGCTGCGCGCCTTCGGTCTGCGCACCGGCCGCTTCACCAGCCCGCATCTGTCGCGGATCAATGAGCGGATCGTGCTCGACGGCGAGGAGATCTCCGACCGCACCTTCGTCGACGCCTACGCCGACATCGCGCCCTACATCGACATGGTCGACGCTCAATTCGACATAAAACTAAGCTTCTTCGAGATCATGACCGCCCTGGCCTACGCCGTCTTCGCCGATGCTCCGGTCGACGTCGCGGTGGTCGAGGTGGGTCTCGGCGGCGAATGGGACGCCACCAATGTGATCGACGCCGAGATCGCGGTGATTACCCCGATCGCGCTGGATCACGTCCAGGTGCTCGGGGACTCGGTCGAGAAGATCGCCCGCGAGAAGGCCGGGATCATCAAGGCCGGGGCCACGGCCGTGCTGGCCGCTCAGCCGAACGAGGCGGCGGCCGAGCTGGTGCGCCGCAGCGTTGAGGTGGAGGCCGCTGTGGCTCGCGAGGGCCTGGAGTTCGGGGTCCTCGACCGGCAGATGGCGGTCGGGGGACAGGTCATCGCACTGCAGGGGCTGGGTGGGGAGTACCGCGACGTCTTCCTGCCGCTGCACGGAGCCCATCAGGCGCAGAACGCCGGTCTGGCCCTGGCGGCCGTCGAGATCCTCTTCGGCGCAGGCGCGCAGCAGGGACCGATCGACATCGACATCGTCCGCGAGGCGTTCGCCGCGGTGGCCTCGCCCGGCCGGTTGGAGACGGTACGAACCGCGCCGACGGTGATCCTGGACGCCGCGCACAACGTCGCCGGGATGACGGCCAGCGTCGAGGCGATCAGCGAGGAGTACGACTTCCGCCGCCTCATCGGGGTCGTCGCCGTCCTGGCCGACAAGGACGCCACCGGGCTGCTCGAACTTCTCGAACCGGTCCTGGACGAGATCGTGGTGACCCAGAACAGCTCGAGCCGGGCGCTGGACGCCGACGACCTGGCGGCCGACGCGGTGCCGATCTTCGGCTCGGACCGGGTCACCGTCGAGCCGCGCCTGGACGACGCCATTGAGACGGCCGTCCGGCTGGCCGAGGAGAACGCCGACGGCATCCTGGCCGGCGCCGGCGTGCTGATCACCGGGTCGGTGGTGACGGCCGGGGAGGCGCGGACGCTGCTCGTCCGCGACGAGTCATGA
- a CDS encoding rod shape-determining protein has translation MAFTPLARLSLVTQRSGEILGGDLAVDLGTANTLVYVRGRGILLNEPSVVAVDTTTNAVVAVGVEAKRMIGRTPGHIRAVRPLQAGVIADYDITAEMLRYFIRKVLRRPSMFTGPRVVICVPSGITNVEQRAVSETAYAAGARRVHIISEPMAAAIGAGLPVNQPAGSMVIDIGGGTTEVAVIALGGIVASTSLRVAGNALDEAIVEHIRAEFSLLIGERTAEELKISVGSAFPVAGPARAEIRGRDIASGLPRNVTVAGDELRRAMDVPISRIIGAVRATLDRCPPELAGDLVSRGVVLTGGGALLRGLAARVQHEIGIPVLVAERPLDSVVLGTGTVVEHFDALQKVVIDGPRR, from the coding sequence GTGGCGTTCACCCCGCTCGCACGACTGTCGTTGGTGACCCAACGCAGCGGTGAGATTCTCGGTGGAGACCTCGCCGTCGACCTCGGCACCGCGAACACGCTGGTCTACGTGCGCGGGCGCGGAATCCTGCTCAACGAGCCCTCCGTGGTGGCGGTGGATACGACAACCAATGCCGTCGTCGCGGTGGGGGTCGAGGCGAAGCGGATGATCGGGCGCACCCCCGGACACATCCGCGCGGTCCGTCCGTTGCAGGCCGGGGTCATCGCGGACTACGACATCACCGCCGAGATGCTGCGCTACTTCATCCGCAAGGTGCTGCGCCGCCCCAGCATGTTCACCGGGCCGCGCGTCGTCATCTGTGTGCCGTCCGGGATCACCAACGTCGAGCAGCGAGCAGTCAGCGAGACCGCCTACGCCGCCGGAGCGCGGCGGGTGCACATCATCAGCGAGCCGATGGCCGCCGCCATCGGGGCCGGCCTGCCGGTGAACCAGCCAGCTGGGTCGATGGTGATCGACATCGGCGGCGGCACGACCGAAGTGGCGGTGATCGCGCTCGGCGGCATCGTCGCCAGCACCAGCCTGCGGGTAGCCGGCAATGCCCTGGACGAGGCCATCGTCGAGCACATCCGGGCCGAGTTCTCGCTGCTCATCGGCGAGCGCACGGCGGAGGAACTCAAGATCTCAGTCGGATCGGCCTTCCCGGTCGCCGGCCCCGCCCGCGCCGAGATTCGCGGCCGGGACATCGCCAGTGGGCTGCCCCGTAATGTGACGGTGGCTGGTGACGAGCTGCGTCGCGCCATGGACGTGCCGATCAGCCGGATCATTGGCGCCGTGCGGGCCACCCTGGACCGCTGCCCGCCCGAGCTGGCCGGAGACCTCGTCTCGCGCGGCGTGGTCCTCACCGGCGGCGGCGCCCTGCTCCGCGGTCTGGCCGCCCGGGTTCAGCACGAGATCGGGATCCCGGTGCTGGTCGCCGAACGCCCGCTGGATTCGGTCGTGCTCGGCACCGGGACCGTGGTCGAGCACTTCGACGCACTGCAGAAGGTCGTCATCGACGGCCCCCGACGGTGA
- a CDS encoding DUF4233 domain-containing protein has protein sequence MTEDPIEATGATPPTPPTPPTPEQIEARARRADKSTRGALAAVLCLEAFCVLLVPRAIAQTDVGLGAGKTWTLVGFALVLILAGFMQRRPWGIGLGSFLQLPLIATGVWTNAFFVIAALFIGIWLYVLNIRRELVGTPGDWRILIS, from the coding sequence ATGACCGAGGACCCGATCGAGGCGACCGGAGCGACGCCCCCGACGCCCCCGACGCCCCCGACGCCCGAGCAGATCGAGGCCCGGGCCAGACGTGCCGACAAGTCCACCCGCGGTGCGCTGGCCGCGGTGCTCTGCCTGGAGGCCTTCTGCGTGCTGCTCGTTCCGCGGGCGATCGCCCAGACGGATGTCGGCCTCGGGGCGGGCAAGACCTGGACGCTGGTCGGGTTTGCCCTCGTGCTCATCCTGGCCGGATTCATGCAGCGGCGCCCCTGGGGCATCGGACTCGGGTCATTTCTGCAGCTGCCGCTGATCGCAACCGGAGTCTGGACGAACGCGTTCTTCGTCATCGCCGCCCTCTTCATCGGGATCTGGCTCTATGTGCTGAACATCCGGCGCGAGCTCGTCGGAACCCCAGGGGATTGGCGCATTCTGATCAGCTGA
- the ndk gene encoding nucleoside-diphosphate kinase, with translation MTELERTLILVKPDGVARGLVGQILARIEAKGYTLAALELRVATQGELAAHYAEHQGKPFYQPLVDFMSSGPVVAIVAEGNRVIEGFRSLAGTTEPTAAAPGTIRGDLGRDWGVAVQQNLVHGSDSSESAAREIGIWFPAL, from the coding sequence GTGACCGAACTCGAACGCACTCTCATCCTCGTGAAGCCCGACGGCGTCGCCCGTGGCCTGGTCGGGCAGATTCTGGCCCGGATCGAGGCCAAGGGCTATACGCTCGCCGCCCTCGAACTACGGGTGGCGACCCAGGGTGAGCTGGCCGCGCACTATGCCGAGCACCAGGGCAAGCCGTTCTATCAGCCGCTGGTCGACTTCATGTCCTCCGGTCCGGTGGTGGCCATCGTGGCCGAGGGGAACCGGGTCATCGAGGGTTTCCGGTCGCTGGCCGGAACCACCGAACCGACGGCTGCTGCGCCGGGAACGATCCGCGGTGACCTCGGTCGCGACTGGGGCGTTGCGGTCCAGCAGAACCTGGTGCACGGCTCCGATTCGTCGGAGTCGGCCGCCCGCGAGATCGGGATCTGGTTTCCGGCGCTCTAG
- the mreD gene encoding rod shape-determining protein MreD, which produces MTIQRLAAAAAAILTALLLQATVIGPISPWVPISLPAVLVAAIGLRCGAGAGISVGFSAGLLADLGSAHPVGVLALTWMGLGIVCAAVAEMLRGRRAQILFVALAAALASSLAAGVLVIIGTTGAALTSILTGFLPLLVGDLLLAAIVTPLVNRAASAESLRRVGAASGQPAAGASRASTPRYSPGWPG; this is translated from the coding sequence ATGACCATCCAGCGACTGGCCGCCGCCGCGGCCGCCATCCTGACCGCGCTGCTGCTGCAGGCGACCGTCATCGGCCCGATCTCGCCGTGGGTGCCGATCAGCCTCCCGGCGGTGCTGGTGGCCGCCATCGGGCTGCGCTGCGGCGCCGGAGCCGGGATCTCCGTCGGCTTCTCGGCCGGCCTGCTGGCCGACCTCGGTTCGGCCCATCCGGTGGGCGTCCTCGCGTTGACCTGGATGGGTCTGGGGATCGTCTGCGCCGCGGTCGCCGAGATGCTGCGCGGCCGGCGCGCCCAGATCCTCTTCGTAGCCCTCGCCGCGGCGCTGGCCTCCAGCCTGGCGGCCGGTGTCCTGGTCATCATCGGCACGACTGGTGCCGCCCTCACCTCCATTCTCACCGGATTCCTGCCGCTGCTCGTGGGTGACCTGCTGCTGGCTGCCATCGTCACTCCGCTGGTGAATCGGGCCGCCTCCGCCGAGTCGCTGCGCCGGGTCGGAGCCGCCTCCGGTCAGCCCGCCGCGGGGGCATCGAGGGCATCGACGCCCCGCTACAGCCCCGGGTGGCCGGGATGA